The following coding sequences lie in one Lolium perenne isolate Kyuss_39 chromosome 2, Kyuss_2.0, whole genome shotgun sequence genomic window:
- the LOC127329876 gene encoding glyoxylase I 4-like, producing the protein MGEECKGDANGGGGGGVVDPAAIEKLYEDVPPMPLMALNHISRLCKSVDASVRFYVKALGFVLVHRPPALDFSGAWLFNYGVGIHLVQRDDAPRAADVNPGELDPMDNHISFQCEDMGALEKRLKEMGIRYMKRTINEEEGSPIDQLFFKDPDGFMIEICNCENLELVPAGALGRLRLPRDRHNPPLRMDGAE; encoded by the exons ATGGGAGAAGAGTGTAAGGGCGAcgcgaacggcggcggcggcggcggggtcgtCGACCCGGCGGCGATCGAGAAGCTGTACGAGGACGTGCCGCCGATGCCGCTGATGGCGCTGAACCACATCTCCCGCCTCTGCAAGTCCGTCGACGCCTCCGTGCGGTTCTACGTCAAGGCCCTCGGCTTCGTCCTCGTCCACCGCCCTCCCGCGCTCGACTTCTCCGGCGCCTG GCTATTCAACTACGGTGTCGGGATCCATTTGGTCCAGCGAGACGACGCTCCGCGAGCCGCCGACGTCAACCCCGGCGAGCTCGACCCCATGGATAACCACATCTCGTTCCAG TGTGAGGACATGGGCGCCTTGGAGAAGAGGCTCAAGGAGATGGGGATCAGGTACATGAAGAGGACCATCAACGAGGAGGAGGGGTCGCCCATCGACCAGCTCTTCTTCAAGGACCCCGACGGCTTCATGATCGAGATCTGCAACTGCGAGAACCTCGAGCTCGTCCCCGCCGGCGCGCTCGGCCGCCTCAGGCTTCCCCGCGACCGCCACAACCCGCCGCTCCGGATGGACGGAGCAGAGTAG